In Arthrobacter sp. SLBN-83, one DNA window encodes the following:
- a CDS encoding SDR family oxidoreductase, whose product MRIAVAGGTGTVGRHVVAIARERGHHVVSLSRAEGVDLVNGRGLDQALQNVETVIDVAGIETMSTKKAVDFFTNATQNLLAAEKKAGVKHHVALSIVGIDNANSGLYAGKLVQEDEVRHGGIPWTLLRSTQFHEFVPMSVKAASVGPLVLVPTMFTQPVSAKEVAGALVDAAEAGPKGRIPDLGGPRPEQLKGLVAAYLAKTQQKKRIVPLHVPGPIGKAWRKGALIPAPGSAVGRQTFLEWLDADDAA is encoded by the coding sequence ATGAGGATTGCCGTTGCAGGGGGAACCGGTACAGTAGGCCGCCACGTTGTGGCCATCGCCAGGGAACGGGGGCACCACGTGGTGAGCCTGAGCCGGGCCGAAGGAGTGGACCTCGTTAACGGGCGCGGCCTCGACCAGGCACTCCAGAATGTCGAAACCGTCATCGACGTCGCCGGCATCGAAACCATGTCCACCAAGAAAGCCGTGGATTTCTTCACCAACGCCACCCAGAACCTGCTGGCGGCCGAGAAGAAGGCCGGCGTCAAGCACCACGTGGCGCTGTCCATCGTGGGCATCGACAACGCGAACTCGGGACTATATGCCGGGAAGCTGGTGCAGGAGGACGAAGTCAGGCACGGCGGCATTCCCTGGACCCTGCTCCGGTCCACCCAGTTCCACGAGTTCGTGCCGATGTCTGTCAAGGCCGCCTCGGTGGGCCCGTTGGTCCTCGTACCCACGATGTTCACCCAGCCGGTGTCGGCAAAGGAGGTGGCCGGGGCCCTGGTGGATGCGGCCGAGGCCGGACCGAAGGGACGCATTCCGGACCTCGGTGGCCCGCGGCCCGAACAGCTTAAAGGCCTGGTCGCGGCCTATCTGGCCAAGACGCAGCAGAAGAAACGGATCGTGCCCCTGCACGTTCCCGGTCCCATAGGCAAGGCCTGGCGTAAAGGCGCGCTGATCCCGGCGCCGGGCTCCGCCGTCGGACGCCAGACATTTCTGGAGTGGCTCGACGCCGACGACGCCGCGTAA
- a CDS encoding HD domain-containing phosphohydrolase, translating into MKQPPAGPRRSEVLAALSLAIDLGLGQPMEHMLRSCLLALRIAEAAGVDAAGQGRLYYANQVAWIGCHADSFELAALFTDDIAFRADYYNRDQHGLPMYAGMFSHAGAGLPPLARVAYWTRFAATGGAAVRNMIASNCTSAGVLANNVGLDGGVAGLLAHTFERWDGKGLPEGVAGQDIPLEMRIMHLADTAEVFLRQEGVAGAVAMVRARRGTQFDPALAGLFIEQAEALTEGLLDVDCWQAALDLAPNDAPLSGTQLDAVLCAVGDFADLKSPYTAGHSRAVAALAAAAGEEHGLPADDVTELRRAGWVHDLGRLGVSNQVWDKKEPLSQSDLERIHMHPYLGERILSRVPGLKGEAALTGLHHELLDGSGYPRGIGGAELGIKQRILAAADSYHSSLEPRPHRAALTPAGAAARLRHEVTAGRISHEAADSVLTAVGQQPHHRPAAPAGLTPREMEILGMLCRGMAPAEIAGSLFLSRKTVRNHVEHIYAKIGATNRVGATLFAVRNGLIEQ; encoded by the coding sequence GTGAAGCAGCCACCGGCTGGACCCCGACGCAGTGAAGTCCTGGCTGCGCTGTCGCTCGCCATTGACCTGGGCCTCGGGCAGCCGATGGAGCACATGCTGCGGTCCTGCCTGCTGGCGTTGCGGATCGCCGAGGCCGCGGGCGTCGACGCCGCCGGCCAGGGCAGGCTCTACTACGCCAACCAGGTGGCGTGGATCGGCTGCCACGCGGATTCCTTTGAACTGGCGGCGCTGTTCACGGACGATATCGCCTTCCGCGCCGATTACTACAACCGCGACCAGCACGGACTGCCCATGTACGCCGGCATGTTCAGCCATGCCGGCGCGGGCCTGCCGCCACTCGCCCGCGTTGCGTATTGGACGCGTTTCGCGGCGACGGGCGGCGCTGCGGTGCGGAACATGATTGCCTCGAACTGCACCTCCGCCGGGGTGCTGGCCAACAATGTAGGGCTCGACGGCGGCGTGGCGGGACTGCTTGCCCACACCTTTGAGCGGTGGGACGGCAAGGGCCTGCCGGAGGGCGTCGCTGGGCAGGACATTCCACTGGAAATGCGGATCATGCACCTCGCGGATACGGCGGAGGTGTTCCTGCGGCAGGAGGGCGTGGCGGGTGCGGTGGCGATGGTGCGGGCGCGCCGCGGCACCCAGTTCGATCCGGCCCTGGCCGGGCTGTTCATCGAACAGGCTGAAGCGCTCACCGAAGGACTGCTCGACGTCGACTGCTGGCAGGCGGCACTTGACCTGGCTCCCAACGACGCTCCCCTGTCCGGAACCCAGCTGGACGCGGTGCTGTGCGCCGTGGGTGACTTCGCCGACCTCAAATCTCCCTACACCGCCGGGCACTCCCGCGCCGTGGCCGCCCTCGCAGCCGCCGCGGGCGAGGAGCACGGGCTGCCGGCCGACGACGTGACTGAGCTCCGCCGTGCCGGATGGGTTCACGACCTGGGCCGGCTGGGAGTATCCAACCAGGTGTGGGACAAGAAAGAGCCGCTCTCCCAGTCGGACTTGGAACGTATTCACATGCATCCGTACCTGGGAGAACGCATCCTCAGCCGAGTGCCGGGCCTGAAGGGCGAAGCTGCCCTGACCGGCCTGCACCACGAGCTGCTGGACGGGTCCGGCTACCCACGCGGGATTGGTGGAGCCGAGTTGGGGATCAAGCAGCGGATCCTGGCGGCCGCGGACTCCTACCATTCCTCCCTGGAGCCCCGTCCGCACCGGGCCGCGTTGACGCCAGCCGGTGCAGCTGCCAGGCTGCGGCATGAAGTTACAGCTGGGCGGATCAGCCACGAGGCTGCGGACTCCGTACTCACGGCGGTCGGCCAGCAACCGCATCACCGGCCCGCCGCTCCGGCTGGGCTCACCCCAAGGGAGATGGAGATCCTCGGCATGCTCTGCCGCGGAATGGCCCCGGCCGAGATAGCCGGCAGCTTGTTCCTCTCACGCAAGACCGTCCGCAACCACGTGGAGCACATCTACGCCAAGATCGGTGCAACCAACCGGGTGGGTGCAACCTTGTTCGCGGTGAGGAACGGCCTGATCGAGCAGTGA
- a CDS encoding DUF4190 domain-containing protein, whose amino-acid sequence MSEPYSPPLAQGSSAQGNYQPQKGNGFGTTALVLGIVAVVFAIIPILGFVAFILGPLAIIFGGIGLTRKFTKKGTSITGLVLGAVAVIIAIIVTSMVAAAANGVNDALNKEHKIEYVVTTTGPAKVTYWNGDGSSNEDITANWKKDVTAKGISFSTLSVTGDFSAATSVTCEILVDGASVSKNSGSGTAAMASCSGNSSAK is encoded by the coding sequence ATGAGTGAACCGTACTCCCCTCCCCTTGCCCAAGGATCTTCCGCGCAGGGCAACTACCAGCCGCAGAAGGGTAACGGATTTGGGACCACGGCCCTGGTTCTCGGCATTGTCGCCGTCGTTTTCGCAATCATTCCTATCCTGGGATTCGTTGCATTCATTCTTGGCCCGCTTGCCATCATCTTTGGCGGTATTGGCCTGACGCGGAAATTCACTAAAAAGGGCACTTCCATCACTGGCCTTGTCCTGGGTGCGGTCGCAGTCATCATTGCCATCATTGTCACGTCGATGGTCGCTGCAGCCGCAAATGGCGTTAATGACGCACTGAACAAGGAACACAAGATCGAGTACGTCGTGACCACTACGGGCCCTGCGAAGGTCACGTACTGGAATGGCGATGGATCCTCAAACGAGGACATTACGGCCAACTGGAAGAAAGACGTGACCGCGAAGGGCATCAGCTTCAGCACGCTCAGTGTTACTGGAGACTTCAGCGCTGCCACTTCTGTTACCTGCGAGATTCTGGTTGATGGTGCGAGCGTCTCCAAGAACAGCGGCTCTGGCACGGCTGCCATGGCTTCCTGCTCCGGAAACTCCAGCGCAAAGTAG
- a CDS encoding NADP-dependent oxidoreductase — translation MKAITYSEYGNPDVLKYGEQPMPKVGPGMVLVKVKAAAVNPVDWKIMAGGLDQVMDLQFPAVPGWDVAGVVESVGIDSRQFQPGDEVIAYGRKDYVHGGSFAEYIALPERVLAKKPAALDWNEAAGLPLAGLTAYQVLNRLGLKSGETVLIHGGSGGVGSLGIQIAVAMGASVIATASEKNHEFLRALSAEPVAYGDGLADRVRALRPGGVEVVADFVGGNLEATLAVLAENGRHASIADSDVEEHGGQWMWVTPVGSDLQALADMADSGKLRVEVAEVFPLDKAADAFRSNMEGHTRGKIVVSVDQAS, via the coding sequence ATGAAGGCAATCACTTACAGCGAATACGGAAACCCTGACGTCCTCAAGTACGGCGAGCAGCCGATGCCGAAGGTCGGGCCCGGCATGGTCCTGGTCAAGGTCAAGGCAGCCGCAGTGAACCCTGTTGACTGGAAGATCATGGCGGGCGGACTGGACCAGGTCATGGACCTGCAGTTTCCCGCCGTTCCTGGCTGGGACGTGGCAGGCGTTGTGGAATCTGTGGGAATCGACTCCCGGCAGTTCCAGCCCGGCGACGAGGTTATCGCCTACGGCCGCAAGGACTACGTCCACGGCGGAAGCTTTGCCGAATACATCGCCCTGCCGGAGCGGGTCCTGGCGAAAAAGCCCGCCGCGCTTGATTGGAACGAAGCCGCCGGCCTGCCGCTGGCCGGCCTCACCGCCTACCAGGTGCTCAACCGGCTGGGCCTGAAGTCCGGCGAAACCGTGCTGATCCACGGCGGTTCCGGAGGCGTTGGTTCTCTTGGCATCCAGATAGCGGTGGCCATGGGCGCCAGCGTCATCGCCACCGCCTCGGAGAAGAACCATGAATTCCTCCGCGCCCTCAGCGCCGAGCCGGTCGCTTACGGTGACGGCCTCGCGGACCGCGTACGCGCGCTGCGCCCCGGCGGCGTGGAAGTTGTTGCCGACTTCGTGGGCGGGAACCTTGAAGCCACACTGGCGGTCTTGGCTGAAAACGGACGCCACGCTTCCATCGCCGACAGCGACGTGGAAGAGCACGGCGGCCAGTGGATGTGGGTCACCCCCGTGGGCTCCGACCTGCAGGCACTCGCCGACATGGCGGACAGCGGCAAGCTCCGCGTTGAGGTTGCCGAGGTCTTCCCCCTGGACAAAGCCGCGGATGCCTTCCGATCCAACATGGAAGGCCATACCCGGGGCAAGATCGTGGTTTCCGTCGACCAGGCATCCTGA
- a CDS encoding YncE family protein, with product MTSTPSHVRAVLLLTARRALLASAALVLAKAVAAVPASAGDTRTISVSGEPVGVASGPDGIMYVSDYRYDGGVSVYKPGETAPSRTIKTGTSPTSVAVTPNGTLYVAQYDGAQSGIGMVAPGADEASLVLKVSRGTHWLTVGPEGSLYVVNPEENSVSVVEQGNAWVQRTIQAGPYPVRFALGNDGTAYAANELAGTVSVIPAGAPSPSHTVDVGLQGHPHGIAVAPDGTVYVANIKTNDVAVIEPGGTAVARRIPVGEAPQEVLAAADGTVYVTNGLGDSVSVIRPGAAVKTVAVGDDPGRLAERADGSVVVVNRHSKSLTVLDGGKATPAPAVAQGGGDAEVGADADASDSAVVAEGSFDVALPAVAAGSGGLLLVGAAFLVVVLRRRRKAAGAGADQAWVLD from the coding sequence ATGACATCCACACCGTCACACGTGCGCGCCGTGCTGCTGCTGACTGCCCGCCGGGCACTGCTGGCCAGCGCCGCGCTCGTCCTGGCCAAAGCCGTAGCTGCTGTCCCTGCCTCCGCCGGCGATACCCGGACTATCAGCGTTTCAGGCGAGCCGGTGGGCGTTGCTTCCGGACCTGACGGCATCATGTATGTCAGCGATTACCGGTACGACGGCGGCGTGAGCGTCTACAAGCCGGGGGAGACCGCGCCGTCCCGCACCATCAAGACCGGGACCTCTCCCACCTCCGTGGCCGTGACACCGAACGGGACCCTTTACGTTGCGCAATACGACGGCGCGCAGTCCGGGATCGGGATGGTGGCCCCGGGCGCGGACGAGGCCTCCCTGGTCCTGAAGGTGTCCCGCGGAACGCATTGGCTGACGGTGGGTCCGGAGGGATCGCTCTATGTGGTCAACCCGGAAGAGAATTCGGTGTCCGTGGTGGAGCAGGGCAACGCGTGGGTGCAACGGACCATCCAGGCTGGGCCATATCCGGTGCGGTTTGCCTTGGGTAATGACGGAACGGCATACGCTGCCAACGAGCTTGCCGGCACTGTTAGCGTCATTCCCGCCGGTGCGCCGTCGCCGTCGCACACCGTGGACGTGGGATTGCAGGGCCATCCGCACGGGATTGCCGTGGCGCCGGACGGAACCGTCTACGTGGCCAACATCAAGACCAACGACGTTGCGGTGATCGAGCCCGGCGGCACCGCGGTGGCGCGGCGGATTCCGGTGGGCGAGGCGCCGCAGGAGGTGCTGGCCGCCGCAGACGGGACGGTCTACGTGACCAACGGCCTGGGCGATTCAGTCTCGGTAATCCGGCCCGGCGCGGCAGTTAAGACCGTCGCGGTGGGTGACGATCCCGGGCGCCTTGCCGAGCGGGCGGACGGGTCCGTGGTGGTGGTGAACAGGCACAGCAAGTCACTGACAGTGCTCGACGGCGGGAAGGCCACTCCTGCACCGGCAGTTGCGCAAGGTGGTGGAGACGCGGAAGTAGGAGCCGACGCCGATGCTTCAGATAGTGCCGTCGTCGCCGAAGGCTCCTTTGACGTTGCACTTCCGGCCGTTGCAGCTGGGTCAGGCGGTCTGCTTCTGGTCGGCGCTGCCTTCCTGGTCGTTGTTCTGCGCCGCCGGAGGAAGGCCGCCGGGGCTGGGGCGGATCAGGCTTGGGTGCTGGACTGA
- a CDS encoding GYD domain-containing protein, protein MPKYLFEATYVGQGIKGLMQEGGTARRDALAEALKSVGGTLDSFYYAFGYYDVLGVFDAPDDASAAALSLLINSTGNVNVRLKPLLTLEDLDEAVKKTPSYRAPGQ, encoded by the coding sequence ATGCCGAAGTATCTGTTTGAAGCAACGTACGTGGGCCAAGGCATCAAGGGGCTCATGCAGGAGGGCGGCACTGCACGGCGGGATGCGCTGGCGGAGGCCCTGAAATCCGTGGGCGGAACGCTGGACAGTTTCTACTACGCCTTTGGGTACTACGACGTCCTGGGCGTCTTCGACGCACCGGACGATGCAAGCGCTGCAGCGCTGTCGCTGCTGATCAACTCGACGGGAAACGTCAACGTCCGGCTGAAGCCGCTCCTCACGTTGGAGGACCTGGACGAAGCCGTGAAGAAGACGCCGTCATACCGGGCCCCCGGACAGTAG
- a CDS encoding PEP/pyruvate-binding domain-containing protein: MGGQRRRNGQRLRAGHGFHNSRTWTGWSRNRPCCRCQEETHDGGSGLPDEERNQLARPARETMQAAPVPHEVDPAVRDAYAAMGGGPAAGRSSATSENLPFASFAGQQDSFMDLAGPDAVVQAVRNCWVSLRDGT, encoded by the coding sequence GTGGGAGGACAGCGGAGACGGAACGGGCAACGGCTGAGGGCAGGGCATGGCTTCCACAACTCCCGTACGTGGACAGGGTGGAGCCGGAACAGGCCTTGTTGCCGATGCCAGGAAGAAACGCACGACGGCGGCAGCGGACTCCCAGACGAAGAACGCAACCAGCTCGCGCGGCCGGCCCGGGAGACGATGCAGGCAGCGCCGGTTCCGCACGAGGTCGACCCCGCCGTCCGGGACGCCTACGCCGCAATGGGCGGCGGGCCGGCGGCGGGGCGGTCTTCCGCCACCTCCGAGAATCTCCCTTTCGCCAGCTTCGCCGGACAGCAGGACTCGTTCATGGACCTCGCGGGACCCGACGCCGTCGTGCAGGCCGTCCGGAACTGCTGGGTCTCGCTCCGGGACGGGACTTAA
- a CDS encoding DUF998 domain-containing protein: MSVAGGRLPRRRRAPALEGQHSDALLTGLLAAGPLSSLLYVVFTDGIAASQWAGYRRTEQMVSELFAVGSPGYSVTAPFTWLYTVVFTAFGVGAWLSVRGSRALRIGAGLLIAYGLWNIMGAIFPLRIGDDSSIPMHIVVTNIQLALMVAAMCFVAAGFHSGMRVYSIVSLAASALLGIIAFMAAPGPNLVLGISERISIGAFLLWVAILAFVLWKRTTAAGGKAGAS, translated from the coding sequence ATGTCTGTTGCCGGAGGACGGCTCCCCCGCCGCCGTCGGGCGCCGGCGCTCGAAGGCCAGCACAGCGACGCTCTGCTAACCGGCCTCCTCGCCGCCGGGCCGCTGTCCTCGTTGCTCTACGTGGTGTTCACCGACGGCATCGCGGCATCCCAGTGGGCCGGGTACCGCCGCACCGAACAGATGGTGAGCGAACTCTTTGCCGTCGGCTCCCCCGGCTACAGCGTCACGGCCCCGTTCACCTGGCTCTACACGGTGGTGTTCACGGCCTTCGGCGTGGGCGCCTGGCTTTCGGTCCGCGGCAGCCGAGCCCTCCGCATCGGCGCCGGACTGCTCATCGCCTACGGGCTGTGGAACATCATGGGCGCCATCTTCCCGCTCCGGATCGGCGACGACTCCTCCATCCCCATGCACATCGTGGTCACCAACATCCAGCTCGCCCTCATGGTCGCCGCCATGTGCTTCGTCGCGGCAGGGTTCCACAGCGGGATGCGCGTCTACTCCATCGTCTCGCTCGCCGCCTCCGCGCTCCTGGGCATCATCGCGTTCATGGCAGCCCCGGGACCGAACCTGGTACTCGGCATCAGCGAGCGCATCAGCATCGGGGCATTCCTTCTGTGGGTGGCAATCCTCGCGTTCGTGCTGTGGAAGCGGACGACGGCGGCGGGCGGCAAGGCGGGAGCGTCATGA
- a CDS encoding PEP/pyruvate-binding domain-containing protein, producing the protein MTYVNGLGDVRRGDIATAGGKAVGLSGLIQAGLPVPPGFVLTTDAYAEFVTENNLDSAIQELAALPSDASPEDYEHASALIRTLFTKGVMPPAIEAELKDAYQLLGGGNTAVSVRSSATAEDLASASFAGQQETFLNVRGLKALSTAVINCWASLWTARAMSYRAREGVLPDQVRLAVVVQQMVEAQAAGVMFTANPANGRRDQTVISAAWGLGEAVVSGAVTTDDLTVDAATGKVLTRQTADKELMTVLTENGTSEQKVAEARRRAPVLDDQAATELAGYGQRIADHFGAPQDIEWARADGQFFLLQSRPITALPEPAADVPTEWPVPYPKGLYFRASIVEQMPEPLSPLFADLVDGSVSRSISALMNDALGQHSLREGDVRFPTVNGYAYYYYRTWPMLRMTARTVPAMRALFGGEAHMGINGWRDYSHPRYERIIKDWSVKPPAELPGERLLAGVQALLDAGTVYYTAVQSVIPMADMSELAFRGFYRTVRREGDPPAQEFLLGFDSEPIRAEKSLYDLAGWARSDPSLVKALLESTTAELAGCLRTGSAPAGVDGAIWQEWRFTFQEHLARYGHAVYNLDFASPVPADDPTAQLETVKFYLRGQGTDPHERQRLLTERRESLTREVAGRLGPRRRALFFRLLKWAQETAPAREDALTDVGLAWPLLRRMLLELGRRLVSSSVIAAADDVFWLRFAELQSAVEFGLAEPEAGVALAGASRPVRAAAVEERRMLWRGQAKAAAPQMLPQKAWMEKAFGSMMPGGPQQQAGDVIKGTGASAGRVTAPARVLRGPEDFGRMQPGEVLVARMTTPAWTPLFAMASAVVTDVGGPLSHSSIVAREYGIPAVLGTGVATQRLADAPKVTVDGDAGTVTVV; encoded by the coding sequence ATGACATACGTCAACGGCTTAGGCGACGTGCGGCGCGGCGACATCGCCACCGCCGGCGGCAAGGCCGTGGGGCTCAGCGGCCTCATCCAGGCCGGGCTTCCGGTCCCGCCGGGGTTCGTCCTCACCACGGACGCGTACGCCGAATTCGTCACGGAAAACAACCTCGACTCAGCCATCCAGGAGTTGGCCGCTCTCCCGTCCGACGCATCACCGGAGGACTATGAGCACGCCTCCGCACTGATCCGGACCCTGTTTACCAAAGGCGTCATGCCCCCGGCCATCGAAGCCGAACTGAAGGACGCCTACCAACTCCTCGGCGGTGGAAACACGGCGGTGTCCGTCCGCTCCTCCGCCACCGCCGAGGACCTCGCCTCCGCCAGCTTCGCCGGCCAGCAGGAAACCTTCCTGAACGTCCGCGGCCTCAAAGCGCTAAGCACAGCCGTCATCAACTGCTGGGCCTCGCTCTGGACGGCCCGCGCCATGTCCTACCGCGCCCGGGAAGGCGTGCTGCCGGACCAGGTGCGCCTCGCCGTCGTGGTCCAGCAAATGGTGGAGGCCCAGGCAGCCGGGGTGATGTTCACCGCCAACCCCGCCAACGGCCGGCGCGACCAGACGGTGATCAGCGCAGCCTGGGGCCTGGGTGAGGCCGTGGTCAGCGGGGCGGTCACCACCGACGACCTGACCGTGGACGCCGCCACCGGGAAGGTCCTCACCCGGCAGACGGCCGACAAGGAACTCATGACCGTTCTGACGGAAAACGGAACGTCGGAGCAAAAGGTGGCGGAAGCCCGCCGTCGTGCGCCTGTCCTGGATGACCAGGCAGCTACCGAGCTTGCCGGCTACGGGCAAAGGATCGCCGACCACTTCGGCGCGCCGCAGGACATCGAATGGGCGCGCGCCGACGGCCAGTTCTTCCTCCTCCAGTCCCGGCCCATCACCGCGCTCCCCGAACCCGCCGCGGACGTCCCCACCGAATGGCCCGTCCCCTACCCCAAGGGCCTTTACTTCCGGGCGAGCATCGTGGAGCAGATGCCGGAGCCGCTCTCCCCGCTCTTCGCCGACCTCGTCGACGGCTCGGTGTCCCGCTCCATCTCCGCCCTGATGAACGACGCGCTGGGCCAGCACTCCCTGCGCGAGGGCGACGTCCGCTTCCCCACCGTCAACGGCTATGCCTATTACTACTACCGCACCTGGCCCATGCTGCGGATGACGGCCCGGACGGTCCCTGCGATGCGCGCGCTGTTCGGCGGCGAGGCGCACATGGGCATCAACGGCTGGCGCGACTACTCGCATCCACGCTACGAACGGATCATCAAGGACTGGTCCGTGAAACCGCCGGCGGAGCTTCCGGGCGAGCGGTTGCTGGCAGGCGTGCAGGCCCTCCTGGACGCGGGAACCGTCTACTACACTGCGGTTCAGTCCGTCATCCCGATGGCCGACATGAGCGAACTCGCCTTCCGCGGCTTCTACAGAACCGTCCGGCGGGAGGGCGATCCCCCAGCCCAGGAGTTCCTGTTGGGCTTCGACAGCGAACCCATCCGCGCGGAAAAGTCGCTGTACGACCTGGCCGGGTGGGCGCGCAGCGATCCCTCGCTGGTGAAGGCTTTGCTGGAAAGTACGACGGCGGAACTCGCCGGGTGCCTGCGCACAGGTTCCGCGCCGGCCGGGGTGGACGGCGCCATCTGGCAGGAATGGCGGTTCACCTTCCAGGAGCATCTGGCCCGTTACGGGCACGCGGTCTACAACCTGGACTTCGCCAGCCCCGTGCCCGCCGACGACCCGACCGCGCAGCTGGAGACGGTGAAGTTCTACCTCCGCGGGCAGGGCACCGACCCGCACGAGCGGCAGCGGCTGCTGACCGAGCGGCGGGAGTCGCTGACCCGTGAAGTGGCCGGCCGGCTGGGTCCCCGACGGCGGGCACTATTCTTCCGTCTGCTGAAGTGGGCGCAGGAGACGGCGCCGGCCCGCGAAGACGCGCTGACCGACGTCGGACTCGCCTGGCCCTTGCTGCGGCGGATGCTGCTGGAACTGGGGCGCCGGCTGGTCTCCTCTTCTGTTATCGCTGCGGCGGACGACGTGTTCTGGTTGCGGTTCGCAGAGCTGCAGAGCGCGGTGGAGTTCGGGCTGGCGGAACCGGAAGCCGGCGTGGCCCTCGCCGGAGCGTCCCGTCCCGTCCGGGCCGCCGCCGTCGAGGAACGCCGGATGCTGTGGCGGGGTCAGGCAAAGGCCGCGGCTCCGCAGATGCTGCCGCAGAAGGCTTGGATGGAAAAGGCGTTCGGTTCGATGATGCCGGGAGGCCCGCAGCAGCAGGCCGGGGACGTGATCAAGGGGACGGGCGCGAGCGCCGGCCGGGTGACCGCGCCGGCCCGGGTCCTGCGGGGTCCGGAGGACTTCGGCCGGATGCAGCCCGGCGAGGTACTGGTGGCCCGCATGACCACTCCCGCGTGGACACCGTTGTTCGCCATGGCGTCCGCGGTGGTGACGGATGTGGGCGGACCGCTGAGTCACAGCTCCATCGTGGCCCGCGAGTATGGCATTCCCGCAGTCCTGGGAACGGGAGTGGCGACGCAACGGCTGGCCGACGCCCCGAAGGTGACCGTGGACGGCGATGCAGGGACGGTCACTGTCGTCTGA
- a CDS encoding TMEM175 family protein, which produces MNKNRLEAFSDGVLAIIITIMVLELHTPEEPTWAGVAAILPTLFTYLLSFVYVGIYWNNHHHMIHLASRVNGAILWANLHLLFWLSLFPFTTRWMDESGFLQVPVLLYGINLLCAAIAYFILERRLIAVQGRDGALARAVGKDWKGKASPLIYLTGIALTFVQPLLGVAAFTVVALIWLVPDRRVEQFVVRAHEETAG; this is translated from the coding sequence GTGAACAAGAACCGGCTCGAAGCCTTCAGCGACGGCGTACTGGCGATCATCATCACCATCATGGTGCTGGAACTGCACACGCCGGAGGAACCCACGTGGGCCGGCGTCGCCGCCATCCTGCCCACGCTTTTCACCTACCTCCTGAGCTTCGTGTACGTGGGGATCTACTGGAACAACCACCACCACATGATCCACCTCGCCAGCCGGGTAAACGGCGCCATCCTCTGGGCCAACCTGCACCTGCTGTTCTGGCTGTCGCTGTTCCCGTTCACCACGCGGTGGATGGATGAGTCCGGCTTCCTCCAGGTGCCCGTGCTGCTGTACGGGATCAACTTGCTGTGCGCCGCGATCGCCTACTTCATCCTGGAACGGCGGCTGATCGCGGTGCAGGGCAGGGACGGCGCCCTCGCCCGGGCAGTCGGGAAAGACTGGAAGGGCAAGGCCTCACCGCTGATCTACCTCACCGGAATCGCCCTTACCTTCGTCCAGCCGCTGCTGGGAGTCGCAGCCTTCACCGTCGTGGCGCTCATCTGGCTGGTACCGGACCGGCGGGTGGAACAATTCGTCGTCAGGGCCCACGAGGAGACCGCCGGCTAG
- a CDS encoding nuclear transport factor 2 family protein: protein MGAQEDAALVRRGYEAFSAGDMNTLSDLFAEDAVWHVGGTGPLSGDKKGREAILAYFGELFTRSNGSMKVTVEDVAAGDRYTVGVQFSHAERDGKTMDQRQVIVFSIVDGKVTEGTEMQQETTLVSDFWS from the coding sequence ATGGGAGCACAGGAAGACGCCGCACTGGTTCGGCGGGGCTATGAAGCGTTCAGTGCAGGCGACATGAATACGCTCAGTGATCTGTTTGCTGAAGATGCGGTCTGGCATGTGGGCGGCACAGGTCCGTTGTCCGGTGACAAGAAGGGCCGGGAGGCGATTCTTGCCTACTTCGGCGAACTTTTTACACGGTCCAACGGTTCGATGAAGGTCACGGTGGAGGACGTAGCCGCAGGCGACAGGTACACGGTTGGCGTCCAGTTTTCGCACGCGGAGCGCGACGGCAAGACTATGGACCAACGGCAGGTCATCGTGTTCAGCATTGTGGACGGCAAAGTCACTGAGGGCACGGAAATGCAGCAGGAAACCACCTTGGTTTCTGATTTCTGGTCCTGA
- a CDS encoding nuclear transport factor 2 family protein, with protein sequence MSILGALRNAYGLEEVEQTFRFLEDRFSNCTSWELELQACDVIGNMAYTAGIERISFHRNGMPTNLTLRATQVYRREDGQWKVAHRHADSVGV encoded by the coding sequence GTGAGCATTCTCGGAGCGCTGCGCAATGCCTACGGGCTGGAAGAAGTGGAGCAGACCTTCCGGTTCCTGGAAGACAGATTCTCCAACTGCACATCATGGGAGCTGGAGCTGCAGGCGTGCGACGTGATTGGAAACATGGCCTACACGGCAGGTATCGAGCGCATCTCCTTCCATCGGAACGGCATGCCCACCAACCTCACCCTCCGGGCCACCCAGGTTTACCGGCGCGAGGACGGCCAGTGGAAGGTGGCCCACCGGCACGCCGACTCAGTTGGGGTGTGA